ATCTTTAGATAGTTTCAATGTTTCTCCTGGCTTTAATTCTATTGCCCCATGATCCGTTACAAAAACTACTTTACCTTCAAATAGCTTGGTTTCTAAATAATCTTCCCCATCATTTAACGAAACCTCAAACTTTGTCCCTCGAACAACAATATCTCCTTTTGTTGTTTTCACCCGAAACTCTTTACCCTCTCTATGTTTAACATCAAAGCGAGCAATACCACTCTTCAACTTTATTATTCGGTTATCATTTCCAAAACTTGAATTATATTCAATTTCTGAATTCGGTTGTAGAAAAACTACGGAGCCATCATTAAATTTCAAAACCTTACTTTGATTCCCACTTGAGGCTATAAAATTTTTCTCAACTTGATTATTTGAAGAAAATACCCAAAAAGCGGATAAAAGCCCCACGGCTATAATCAAAATCGAGATGCCGTATTTGATCCATTCGTGGGGCAAAATAAATCGTGTGTTGTTTTGATTTTCTTGGTGTATTTTCTTATTTAAACGCATCCAATGCTCGTCATCCACAAGACTACGATTTTTACTTTCCAACCAGCTATTTCCCCAATTTCTAAATATTGGAACATTTTTTTCTTTCTTTAAAAATTTATATAGAATACGCTCCTCTGACGGAGAAATCTCCCCATCGAAATACAATTCTGCTATTCTTCTTATTTCTATATTTTTTTTCATCTCCTTCTTATCTGTATAACAATTTCACTCTATTTTTACCCAACTTGATTTTTATCATAAAGCACGCTTTCTTTGGTCTTATTGCACAAAATACATGGTAAGCAATAATG
This Ornithobacterium rhinotracheale DNA region includes the following protein-coding sequences:
- a CDS encoding FecR family protein is translated as MKKNIEIRRIAELYFDGEISPSEERILYKFLKKEKNVPIFRNWGNSWLESKNRSLVDDEHWMRLNKKIHQENQNNTRFILPHEWIKYGISILIIAVGLLSAFWVFSSNNQVEKNFIASSGNQSKVLKFNDGSVVFLQPNSEIEYNSSFGNDNRIIKLKSGIARFDVKHREGKEFRVKTTKGDIVVRGTKFEVSLNDGEDYLETKLFEGKVVFVTDHGAIELKPGETLKLSKDKDAVKVTRADDEKETRLIYEQITLVEFISELEKKYNQKINVDIQNHDIANKRLNISLKKDESLNDVFESLKFIVPMSYKKVDGVWEIKF